The following proteins are co-located in the Solanum pennellii chromosome 1, SPENNV200 genome:
- the LOC107019363 gene encoding uncharacterized protein LOC107019363, protein MVNPPMQEVVKKENLKWLDDGVIYLIADSSWVCGVQCVPKKGGTTVVPNEKNELIPMRPLKRWRVCMDYRKLNAWREKYHFLMPFMDQILDRLEEKGRYYFLDGYSSYNQISIAPEDQEKTTLT, encoded by the coding sequence ATGGttaatccacctatgcaagaggtagtgaagaaggagaatCTTAAGTGGTTGGACGACGGGGTCATATATCTGAttgccgatagtagttgggtttGTGGTGTTCAGTGTGTGCCCAAAAAAGGGGGAacgactgtggtccccaatgagaagaATGAGCTTATTCCGATGAGGCCGTTGAAAAgatggagagtttgtatggattatCGGAAGTTAAATGCATGGAGAGAGAAGTACCATTTTcttatgcccttcatggatcagatttTGGATAGGCTTGAAGAAAAGGGgaggtactattttcttgatggttattcgagTTATAACCAGATCTCTATTGCACCggaggatcaagagaaaaccaccttaaCTTGA